TCCATCAGTGTCTCTAGCTTTTCTTCTGCTACTTCAATCTGTCGAGTATATTCAAGCGCTTGCTCATAGTCTGAACCAGCTGTATGCAAATGCGCTCTTAGCTTTGATAGTTCTTGTTCAATGGCTTCAATATCCGCTTCCATTTCACGGACCTTCCATGGATTTTGATTGTTTTTTTGCACTTTATTCGTCTTTTGTTCCGTCCATTGTTTTACTTCTTGTTCTCTATGACGCTGTGCTTGCAACTGACGTTCTTTTTCCTTTTGGCGCTCTTGTCGATAATACTCATAATTTCCCACATAGGCGATGAGTTTTTGGTCACGTATTTCCACGATTCGTTCTGCCAATCGGTTCAGAAAATATCGGTCATGGCTAATAAAAATCAACGTTCCATCAAAATCAAGCAATGCTTTTTCAAGGATCTCTTTGGTCTTGATATCAATATGATTGGTGGGTTCATCCAGTAGCATAAAGTTCACTTTTGAAAGTACGATAATGCACAACATTAATCGAACACGTTCTCCACCTGATAGGGTCTCCACACGTTTAAACACATCTTCACCTTTAAACTCGTACTTGGCCAAACGTTGTCGAAGTGTTGTTTCATCCGAAGGATGATAATGTCTTAAGGTCTCAAGAACCGTACCCCCTTTTATATCAAAGGTTATATTTTGCTCAAGGTAGCCAACAACTGCGCTTGGACTAATGTGTTTAGAGTTTAAAATACTACGAATCAAGGTGGTCTTACCACATCCGTTCGCTCCAATCAAGCCGATACGCTCTCCTGCCATGACTTTGAGATTCGCCTGATCAATTAAAAGACGCTCCCCAATGGATACTGATGCATTCTCCATATTGAGCATACACTTACCCGCTTTAGTCTGGGTCTCAAAAGCCAACCGCATATGATTTGCATCCTCCACGGGTTTATCTATTTTTTCCATGCGTTCCAGACGTTTCTCCATAGACTGGGCCCGCTTGAACATTTTCTCATTATCACCTTGCTGCGCCCATATACGCATTTGTTTTGCCGCATCTTCCATCTGCTTACGCTTTTTTTGTTGTACTTCATAGTGCTTCACTCGATTTTCATAGCGCTCTTTACGTTCTATTAGGTAGTCTGAGTAGTTTCCGTGGTAGACATCTGTCGTGCCGTTTTTAATCTCATAGGCTTTTTGCATAACTTGATCTAAAAAATAGCGGTCATGAGATACGATAACAATGGATCCTTGATAAGCTTTTAGATAGTTTTCAAGCCACTGCGCCGTCTCAATGTCCAGATGATTCGTCGGTTCATCCAGTAAGAGCACATCCGGCTCTTCAAGTAATAGCTTTGCTAGCGCAACACGCATCTGCTCGCCTCCACTAAGCGTATCAAAGCGATGATTTAACAATTCTTCCAGCTGCATACCTATCGTGATTTTTGAGAGCTTTTCATCGATTGCATAACCATCCATTGTCTCATACTTCACCTGCAGCTGCCCAAGCTTATACATATTTTCTTCCACATCACACTCAGACTCAAGCAATCTTTGCATCTGCTGCATCGCTTCATAAATTTTTAGTAATTCATCGAATGCTTCAAAAAGAACTTCCCTCACCTTTTTTTGCTCATAGACAAGTACTTGTTGACGAAAATATCCTACTTTGATACCTTTTCGAATAAAAATCTCTCCATAATCATGCTTTTCTTCTCCCATGATCATTTTAAAAACCGTCGTTTTTCCGGTCCCATTGTCCCCAAGTAACCCTACACATTCTCCTTGCTTAACTTCTAATGAAACATCCGTAAACACCGGATTGCCAAAATATGTTTTCCCGATTGAATTTATTGTAATATCTAACATAAGTAACCTCTTTCTTCATCATGATTTTCTAATGAAATATTTTTACGTTTAACCATAAAATGGTTCAAAAAAAACAGCCTGCCTTCTATTGAGCAGCCTGTTCTACTTTCACTAGGAATCACGCATCGTGAAGAAAAAAGGACAGACTACTCCCGTAACTTAGCAAAACCGTGTACGATACCGGCTGCTGCAAGAGGGCTTCTGTCTAATTGGATACTTCTTCTTCGCTCTATTTGCATTGTATTCTCCTACATATATTTTTAATTAGTTTAGCATCTTAACGGATATGTGTCAATATCTATCGCTCTATCATATTCCTTTATACTGTTCTTTGACTTCATGATGAATAAGAACTGTAATCGCTTTTTCAGGACATAAATTGACACAACGATAACATAATGTACAGACACCTTTTTGTTGCACTCCATTCTCACTCATCTTCAAATTACGCATTGGACATCGACGAACACAAAGACCACATTGAATGCATGTCTCTCGAATTCGTACGTCTTTTTGTGCTTTTTTTTCCAATGGTCCTAGGTATGCACGTTGAGTTAAGAAGCCTAGATATTTTGAAACCACATTAAACCCTTGACGACGTGATTGTTGATTACATATAGCTTTTACATCTCTTCGAATTCTTTTTTTTACTTTTTTGATCCGCCGATCAATCTTTGGATGATTATTCACCGATAACACCGGTAAATTGCTAATATTGTTCGGCATCATTAGATGTCTTGCATAGATTACTTTGTGATTGATTCCCTCCAGTAAATCTGTAAATCGTCTCGCCCCATCTCCCGAAAAAACCATCTGAGTACAATAGATGATCATCTGTTTACCACTTAATTGGCGTCGATAAGTATCGATAAAGCGACGCATGATCATCGGTACATCTGAACAGTACACCGGATAGAAAAAAGCCACTGTTTCATTTTGATTAAGTATTCCATCAAAGTCCACTTTTTGTTCAATACTATACACCGGGCATTTCATGCATCCGGCAAAATATTTGGCTGCAAATTGTGTGTTACCTGTTCCTGAAAAATAAATAACTACCATTAAATCCCCCATCTCTAACGTTAAATCCATCGTTTTACTGTTCGTCATTAATAATATAGGTTTTTCGCTCGCTTCCAATATAGTATATCATCTCATTGTCGTCCACCCACTTGGGTTGAAACATATTGGTCATTGCTGCATCCACCATAATTTGTTCTTGTGTTTCTAGATTATAGAGATGCAGTGTCGTCATGCGTTCGCTATCCATATATTGTTCAAAGGCCATTATATCTAATATCACGGGATAATCACTATATACAACCCATCCCGTATTTGGATTTAGACTATATTCCTGGGTTTTAAACTCCATATCCTCATATAACCTTTGTTCCCAAGTGTTTGTATCCACCGCAACATATGCTACCGTAACAAAGGTTTTATTAAGACAATACCATAGTGTCGTGGCGTCCCTCGACCATTGTTCCAATTGGATATCATAATATCCTCTGTAATGTTCCGGTTTTTCAATCGTTGTTATCTTTGCCCCATCTGTATTGAGTATATGAATCACATTATCAAGCTCAACAGCAATCCATGCATTATTCGAACTCACTCGAAAATCCAGTCCTTGCCCTTGTGCAATGAGTTTTCTATCGTCATTGGGGCTAAAGCACCACAATTCATCTGTCCATTCTATTTCTTGGTCGCTACGCCTATATAATGCATAAGTCCTATCGCCATGTTGTTCAAAATTATGATATGCATTGCTCCTAAAAAAATATTCATCTGTCTCTTGTGCTCGTTGCTGAACTGGCTGTACAGCTCCTGTTATCTGCTCACTATTGAATGCGCTGTTTGACACACAAGATGCTATCGTCAAACTGCAAATAACGCTCAGTAAAATGGCTTTTATTTTCATCATCAGACCCTCTCTCATAAATGAAAAACAAATACATACACTTTAACACACCTTAAATTTAGTTGTAAATTAATGGATGAAATTTATTATGAAATTTTTGCATTGTAACACTACCTATTCATCCCCGTTATTATTTTTTCCCTTCACTATATATTGTATCACAAAATTGTAATTCTACCAGCAAAAATTATGCGTATCAAAAGACCTCTTGAAGTTTTTTTCTCCAAGAGGTCTTTTATAAGCCTATGAAAAACTTAATCTTGTGTCATTTCTGCGGAACTTGTACATACGTGATGTCTTGCCACCCATCTTTTCAGCTGATTCAGGTGTCAACTATTGATTCCATACAAATTCTCATTCACCATCTAATGCTTGTACTCGCGCTTCTGAAACAGAATGCGCCCCTTTGGTATATACACTTACGACGTCTATCTGCTCATCGTTACATCACTAGTTTCTTTGATCCGTTCTTTTTCTACATCAATAATCCACACCATATGGTGCCAATCTTCTCCCCAATAATCTTTTAATAGATATGCAGGTTCTCCGAATTTTTTTAGCCATATTTTTTGTGCTGTTTGGTAGCCACTGTCAAAGCATACTTCGTGTATGCCTCGGTTCGAAAGCTCATTAAACATCGCCCTTAGCATCGCTTTTCCAATGCCTCGTCTATGATAATCCGGGTGAACAAACACAGTTCCTACCTCCGGCATGTGACTAAGCTCGCCATTCGTACATTCATTCATAAAATCATCGGATGGTCCATATTCAATACTTGCAATAATCTCCTCATCAATTTTTGCAATCAAAAAGCATCGCTCTTGTCCTTTCGTTTTAAAAGATTGTTCAAGATATAGACGCTTATCTTCAATCTCTTCATTCAGTAACTCCACCGCATCCTTGATACCATTTGTCTCAAAAGTGTATCGTAACACCCGTTCAAAAAAACAATTGATTTTATCTCTGTCTTCATATAATGCCTTATCGATTCGAATATTTTCCATAATACGCTACGTCCTCCTGTTGTCGACCTTTACACTCTCTTTTTTGTTTGTATTAAGAGCCATTTTATAATAATACATAATTTTTTTTAATATTGCAATAAGATATAAATTTTAATAATTATTTCAATAGATTTTAAGATTTATCTGTTAAAATAAGTTTATAACCGATAATTATACAGAAATCTAAAAAACAGGAGGACAATATTATGAAGCATATTCCGATTATGTTAGCACTCGCACTAAGTGTAAGCCTAACAACATTTGATGATAATACAGTACAGCATACAAATACTACCAGTATTACTGAGACAGCATCTGTTACGATAAATACAATAGAATCTAATGAAATAAGCAAACAATCAAATGGAAAGGTAAAACAATGAAAATCAATAGACTCGACATTGCAAAGCAAATTATAAATGATAATATCAATGACCCTTCGATGACAGAAG
This sequence is a window from Vallitaleaceae bacterium 9-2. Protein-coding genes within it:
- a CDS encoding EFR1 family ferrodoxin (N-terminal region resembles flavodoxins. C-terminal ferrodoxin region binds two 4Fe-4S clusters.) gives rise to the protein MVVIYFSGTGNTQFAAKYFAGCMKCPVYSIEQKVDFDGILNQNETVAFFYPVYCSDVPMIMRRFIDTYRRQLSGKQMIIYCTQMVFSGDGARRFTDLLEGINHKVIYARHLMMPNNISNLPVLSVNNHPKIDRRIKKVKKRIRRDVKAICNQQSRRQGFNVVSKYLGFLTQRAYLGPLEKKAQKDVRIRETCIQCGLCVRRCPMRNLKMSENGVQQKGVCTLCYRCVNLCPEKAITVLIHHEVKEQYKGI
- a CDS encoding ABC-F family ATP-binding cassette domain-containing protein, giving the protein MLDITINSIGKTYFGNPVFTDVSLEVKQGECVGLLGDNGTGKTTVFKMIMGEEKHDYGEIFIRKGIKVGYFRQQVLVYEQKKVREVLFEAFDELLKIYEAMQQMQRLLESECDVEENMYKLGQLQVKYETMDGYAIDEKLSKITIGMQLEELLNHRFDTLSGGEQMRVALAKLLLEEPDVLLLDEPTNHLDIETAQWLENYLKAYQGSIVIVSHDRYFLDQVMQKAYEIKNGTTDVYHGNYSDYLIERKERYENRVKHYEVQQKKRKQMEDAAKQMRIWAQQGDNEKMFKRAQSMEKRLERMEKIDKPVEDANHMRLAFETQTKAGKCMLNMENASVSIGERLLIDQANLKVMAGERIGLIGANGCGKTTLIRSILNSKHISPSAVVGYLEQNITFDIKGGTVLETLRHYHPSDETTLRQRLAKYEFKGEDVFKRVETLSGGERVRLMLCIIVLSKVNFMLLDEPTNHIDIKTKEILEKALLDFDGTLIFISHDRYFLNRLAERIVEIRDQKLIAYVGNYEYYRQERQKEKERQLQAQRHREQEVKQWTEQKTNKVQKNNQNPWKVREMEADIEAIEQELSKLRAHLHTAGSDYEQALEYTRQIEVAEEKLETLMEQYFSFIE
- a CDS encoding GNAT family N-acetyltransferase — its product is MENIRIDKALYEDRDKINCFFERVLRYTFETNGIKDAVELLNEEIEDKRLYLEQSFKTKGQERCFLIAKIDEEIIASIEYGPSDDFMNECTNGELSHMPEVGTVFVHPDYHRRGIGKAMLRAMFNELSNRGIHEVCFDSGYQTAQKIWLKKFGEPAYLLKDYWGEDWHHMVWIIDVEKERIKETSDVTMSR